In a single window of the Neodiprion virginianus isolate iyNeoVirg1 chromosome 1, iyNeoVirg1.1, whole genome shotgun sequence genome:
- the LOC124310413 gene encoding 2-phosphoxylose phosphatase 1 isoform X1 has translation MLPEMLRLSYQHRAFYCYVILSVWIFLLVAGMYKYIGVDEKTYTQGRRPPSDISLREFPRNLKLDLKTKKIFRFCNSPDDINSGAEGKVDGNLTLEGILVFIRHGDRGPLTHVRNITTVNCAKDFGGSSEMESVYLAYQSFLQNVSSYSRTAWTQFLGPFHGFPMLPADSKECKLAQLTGLGVNQLLKTGLLLRNIYYNKLNLNNGTLSSKDVIVYSTRYRRTVQSAVALLYTFLEYDNFGNLAKINLQESQSLTFCNTDCACSAADKFSKQHSKEMAEHLRSHPAVANLIKQAGNVVFEMPEQAQSTDPNSLRDALLTYVCHNAPLPCIDLEVQQFCVKTEHVTSLFAYTEWEAKQHAKSRSQRKYGLLRAYGLLRDIVSHMLRIVSDAKPKVVLYSGHDKTLEYLATALGLVTDRFSMSHYASRFIIEVYKMNPKNENHIASDFYFRVVINGKDFTQDIPFCKNVNYFSVNVHNRPDKTDKIKAETKLCPIEAIIRQLHDDYFAPFNATNFKDACSIRKHG, from the exons ATGCTGCCGGAAATGCTACGGCTCTCTTATCAGCATCGAGCGTTCTATTGTTACGTGATACTCAGCGTATGGATCTTCCTTTTGGTCGCTG GTATGTACAAATACATCGGAGTCGACGAGAAAACTTACACTCAGGGTAGACGTCCTCCGAGCGATATTTCCCTCAGGGAATTTCCAAGGAACCTCAAGCTCGATCTGAAAACCAAAAAGATATTCAGATTCTGCAATTCACCCGATGATATCAATTCCGGAGCTGAAG GAAAAGTTGATGGCAACCTGACTCTGGAAGGTATTCTGGTATTCATTAGACATGGAGACAGAGGTCCCCTGACTCACGTGCGGAATATCACAACAGTGAACTGTGCAAAGGACTTCGGCGGTAGTTCCGAGATGGAAAGTGTTTACTTGGCTTACCAAAGTTTCCTGCAAAATGTATCAAGCTACTCGAGAACAGCATGGACACAGTTTCTGGGACCTTTTCACGGGTTTCCTATGCTCCCGGCAGATTCGAAGGAATGTAAACTAGCTCAGTTGACCGGTTTGGGTGTAAACCAACTGCTCAAAACTGGATTGCTGCTGAGGAATATTTACTACAACAAACTGAACTTGAACAATGGCACGTTAAGTTCGAAAGACGTCATAGTTTACAGTACAAGATACAGGAGAACAGTGCAAAGTGCGGTAGCCCTGCTCTACACGTTTCTGGAGTATGACAATTTTGGCAACCTTGCCAAAATCAATTTGCAAGAGAGCCAAAGTCTCACCTTCTGCAATACAGACTGCGCCTGTTCTGCCGCTGATAAATTCAGCAAACAGCACTCAAAGGAAATGGCTGAACATCTGAGGTCTCATCCTGCAGTGGCAAACCTCATTAAGCAGGCTGGTAACGTTGTCTTCGAAATGCCTGAGCAGGCTCAAAGCACCGATCCAAATTCACTGAGGGATGCTCTGCTCACTTATGTCTGCCATAACGCGCCGCTGCCATGTATAGACCTAGAAGTACAACAATTTTGCGTTAAAACAGAACATGTCACGAGTCTTTTTGCATATACGGAATGGGAGGCAAAGCAGCATGCAAAGAGCAGGAGCCAAAGAAAGTACGGTTTATTACGAGCCTATGGTTTACTGAGGGACATCGTGTCTCACATGCTGCGAATTGTCTCCGATGCTAAACCGAAAGTAGTCTTGTATTCGGGACATGACAAGACCTTGGAATACCTTGCAACGGCGCTCGGCTTGGTCACCGATCGATTTTCTATGTCGCATTACGCCTCTCGATTCATTATTGAGGTGTACAAAATGAATCCGAAGAATGAGAATCACATAGCAAGCGATTTCTACTTTCGGGTCGTCATTAATGGCAAGGATTTTACCCAGGATATACCGTTCTGCAAAAACGTAAACTATTTCAGTGTTAATGTTCATAATCGGCCAGATAAAACTGATAAAATCAAAGCAGAAACTAAACTTTGTCCGATTGAAGCTATCATCAGACAATTACACGACGACTATTTTGCACCATTTAATGCCACTAATTTCAAAGATGCATGTTCTATACGAAAACATGGGTAA
- the LOC124310413 gene encoding 2-phosphoxylose phosphatase 1 isoform X2: MYKYIGVDEKTYTQGRRPPSDISLREFPRNLKLDLKTKKIFRFCNSPDDINSGAEGKVDGNLTLEGILVFIRHGDRGPLTHVRNITTVNCAKDFGGSSEMESVYLAYQSFLQNVSSYSRTAWTQFLGPFHGFPMLPADSKECKLAQLTGLGVNQLLKTGLLLRNIYYNKLNLNNGTLSSKDVIVYSTRYRRTVQSAVALLYTFLEYDNFGNLAKINLQESQSLTFCNTDCACSAADKFSKQHSKEMAEHLRSHPAVANLIKQAGNVVFEMPEQAQSTDPNSLRDALLTYVCHNAPLPCIDLEVQQFCVKTEHVTSLFAYTEWEAKQHAKSRSQRKYGLLRAYGLLRDIVSHMLRIVSDAKPKVVLYSGHDKTLEYLATALGLVTDRFSMSHYASRFIIEVYKMNPKNENHIASDFYFRVVINGKDFTQDIPFCKNVNYFSVNVHNRPDKTDKIKAETKLCPIEAIIRQLHDDYFAPFNATNFKDACSIRKHG; encoded by the exons ATGTACAAATACATCGGAGTCGACGAGAAAACTTACACTCAGGGTAGACGTCCTCCGAGCGATATTTCCCTCAGGGAATTTCCAAGGAACCTCAAGCTCGATCTGAAAACCAAAAAGATATTCAGATTCTGCAATTCACCCGATGATATCAATTCCGGAGCTGAAG GAAAAGTTGATGGCAACCTGACTCTGGAAGGTATTCTGGTATTCATTAGACATGGAGACAGAGGTCCCCTGACTCACGTGCGGAATATCACAACAGTGAACTGTGCAAAGGACTTCGGCGGTAGTTCCGAGATGGAAAGTGTTTACTTGGCTTACCAAAGTTTCCTGCAAAATGTATCAAGCTACTCGAGAACAGCATGGACACAGTTTCTGGGACCTTTTCACGGGTTTCCTATGCTCCCGGCAGATTCGAAGGAATGTAAACTAGCTCAGTTGACCGGTTTGGGTGTAAACCAACTGCTCAAAACTGGATTGCTGCTGAGGAATATTTACTACAACAAACTGAACTTGAACAATGGCACGTTAAGTTCGAAAGACGTCATAGTTTACAGTACAAGATACAGGAGAACAGTGCAAAGTGCGGTAGCCCTGCTCTACACGTTTCTGGAGTATGACAATTTTGGCAACCTTGCCAAAATCAATTTGCAAGAGAGCCAAAGTCTCACCTTCTGCAATACAGACTGCGCCTGTTCTGCCGCTGATAAATTCAGCAAACAGCACTCAAAGGAAATGGCTGAACATCTGAGGTCTCATCCTGCAGTGGCAAACCTCATTAAGCAGGCTGGTAACGTTGTCTTCGAAATGCCTGAGCAGGCTCAAAGCACCGATCCAAATTCACTGAGGGATGCTCTGCTCACTTATGTCTGCCATAACGCGCCGCTGCCATGTATAGACCTAGAAGTACAACAATTTTGCGTTAAAACAGAACATGTCACGAGTCTTTTTGCATATACGGAATGGGAGGCAAAGCAGCATGCAAAGAGCAGGAGCCAAAGAAAGTACGGTTTATTACGAGCCTATGGTTTACTGAGGGACATCGTGTCTCACATGCTGCGAATTGTCTCCGATGCTAAACCGAAAGTAGTCTTGTATTCGGGACATGACAAGACCTTGGAATACCTTGCAACGGCGCTCGGCTTGGTCACCGATCGATTTTCTATGTCGCATTACGCCTCTCGATTCATTATTGAGGTGTACAAAATGAATCCGAAGAATGAGAATCACATAGCAAGCGATTTCTACTTTCGGGTCGTCATTAATGGCAAGGATTTTACCCAGGATATACCGTTCTGCAAAAACGTAAACTATTTCAGTGTTAATGTTCATAATCGGCCAGATAAAACTGATAAAATCAAAGCAGAAACTAAACTTTGTCCGATTGAAGCTATCATCAGACAATTACACGACGACTATTTTGCACCATTTAATGCCACTAATTTCAAAGATGCATGTTCTATACGAAAACATGGGTAA